The window GAATAAGAAATATTCCATTCCGATGGCCTGTATTATATTTGTTTTACTCGGAGCGCCGATTGGCGTAAAAGCAAGGCGCGGCAATCTTGGCATTGCAGGAGGGATCAGCCTGTTTTTTTTCATAGCGTACTATTTTTGTCTTGTTTTGGGCGAAGATTATGCCGATCGGCAATTGCTTAATCCTTTCTTCGCAATGTGGTTTCCAAATTTGATCTTAGGTCTGATCGGAATGGTATTAACCTATCAAACAGCCAGCGAACGTACGTTCGGGCTGCACGGCATTATCTTGTGGATTCTAGATAAATTGATTTATCCGATCAAAAAACTATTTAGCAGTCAGAAAGTCAGATCATGAGTGGAAATCAATATATTTTTGGGCGGCGTGCCGTGGTGGAGGCATTGAGATTCGGCGCAAGTATTGAAGAAATCTGGATTGCTAAAAATGCACACGGAGAAGCCGTCCGGGAAATACGTAACCTGGCTGAACCATCGGACATCCATATCAAAGAAACCGATGTGAAAAAAATTGATTCAACGTTACCTGGCAAGAATCATCAAGGCATTCTTGCGAAAATCGTTTCGTTCGATTTTCATTACGCTGAATTGGACGATATATTAATGCTGGCTGAACAGCGGCATGAGAAACCACTCGTTGCCATTTTGGACGAAATTACCGATCCCCACAACTTGGGAGCCATCATTCGAAGTGCTGAATGTGCAGGGTTTCATGGCATCATTATTCCGAAGCATCGTTCAGCGGATGTTAATTCTACTGTAATGAAAACGTCAGCAGGAGCGGTAATGCATATGCACATTATACAAGCCACCAACCTGACGCAAGCCATCGAATGGTTAAAAGAAAAAGGTTTATGGATTTACGGAACTGATGCCTTGGCTGAAAAAATGTATTATGAGATTGATCCTAAAGATGGAGTAGGAATCATCATTGGAAGTGAAGGAAAAGGCATGCGTAAAACTATATATGATCATTGCGATTTTCTAATTAAGATCCCGATGCATGGTAAGCTTCAGTCACTGAATGCGTCCGTTGCGGCCGGAATCATTTTTTTTGACGTAATTCGCCGCCGGTCAACTAACTCTTAAAATATGTCATTCTTAGTTCGCCAGATTTTTGGCTGCTTGTATATTATTACAGGAGTCGCGCTTTTATTTTTTCAGCCATTTGCTTTGACTCTTTTTTTTCAAAACATGTTTGGAATTATTTTTATTTTATATGGAATTTATCGAATTGTTATTACGCGTTACTATAAAAATATTTCAGCGACAGATTTGGATAGTTAGCCTGATTTTTTGGTTAGGGTGTAAAAATCAGCCTGATGTGATGACACCGACCAGCGGGTATATGACGGTGGTTTGCGATGAAGTTATTGCATACGTAATGGCTATTGAAGGGGAAGCGTTCATGGCGGATTATCCCGATGCGCATCTTGCTTTTCGATATTCAGGAACATCCACAGCCATCAATGATCTGTTGACAGATAAGACCACGTGCATTGTAAGTTCGCGCGAAATGGATTCTTCAGAAACAGCCTATGCGATTTCCAGAGGCAAGAAAGTTTTTTCTCAAAAATTTGCATTAGACGGATTGGCTTTTTTAGTGCATCGCGATAATCCAGTTGTCAATCTTTATAAATCGCAAATTGAATCAATCTTGGCCGGACGCACGCTGGGGTGGAACGATATCAACATTCCTTTCCGTCAACCAATTTTGATTGTAACGGATGGGGATGAGTCTGGAAATTATGCTTTATTAAGGCAGGAATTTGGTCACGATTGGCAATTAGCTCCTGCAGCGATAGAATTGCCTCCCGATTCAACAGCGTTTATAGCGTATCGTATAATGGATTTTATAATATCAAATTCAAATGCAATAGGTTATGTCAGTTCGTCGTGGCTAAATAATAATCCAGAATATCTTAAAAGGGCGCCGAATTTGAAAATTCTTAAAATTGCGCGTCATGATTACGATAAGCCCGTTGATCCTATTCAAGGCTATATTTATCGAGGTGATTATCCTTTTCGCAGAATGCTTTTTATTTTGCATTGTGAGGATAAACCGGGGCTCGCGGCAGGGTTTACAGCATTTCTAACCGGCAATAAGGGACAAAAGCTTTGCCTTGATTTGAACATGGTTCCAGCGATTAATCCTGTTAAATTAAAATATGAATAAATTATTAAACCAATTCGAAACAATATTCATCTATTAGCTGATTAATTTTGAATAAGTGGAGGTTCGGGCAATGAAACAATCGGTGTTCATGACTATTTTGTTAGTCATCGCGTTTACTGTATCGTGGGGAGTCTATGAATTTATTTTTGGAGCGGAAAATGATATTTTCGGACTTCACTATATTTATGCCGGCGGATATTTAGTGATTGTATTAATGATGCTTTCCATTATGGCAGTAACATATATTTTTGAACGGTTATTCTCATTACGAAAAGCGTATGGTAAAGAAGCATTACCGCAGTTTCTTAAAAGAGTTGAAAAAGTATTAATGGAAAATAATATCGATCAAGCCGTCACAATTTGCGAACAACAAAAAGGTTCATGTGCCGAAATCCTTAAATCGGGGTTGTTAAGTTACCAACGCGCGCAAACTATGCAGTGGAATCTGGACAAGCGGTTAACGGAAACACGGCGTGCTTTGGATGAAGCGATGTCGTTGGAAGTGCCACTCTTAGAACGTAACCTGATCGCTATTTCCACTATCGCCTCAATATCTACGATGGTCGGGCTGCTGGGAACGACGCTGGGTATGATTCGTTCGTTCAAAGCTCTTGCTCAATCCGGCGCTCCCGATGCCATTCAGTTGTCTCTTGGAATATCAGAAGCTTTGATCAATACTGCCGGTGGTTTGTTCGCAGCTATTGTCGCTATTATCGCTTATAATTATTTTGTCAACAAAGTGGATGCTTACACATACATGATTGATGAAGCCGGCTACAGCGTGGTATCTATCTTGTCAACAACAAGCAAGGATCAATAAGTCTTGGGACGCATTAAGAAAAAAAGAGTTGGTATAAAGCTGGACATGACTCCGATGGTAGATGTCGCATTTCTACTTCTTACTTTTTTCATGCTGACGACTACGTTTCGTCCTCCGGAAGAAGTGCAGGTAAATGTGCCGGATTCGCACTCTGAACTTAAATTGCCCAGCGCCAATGTCATTACGCTTTCCGTGACTAAAGACAAAACTATCTGGATGAACGTGGATGCTCAAACGGTTCGTGCGCAAATTTTTGGATTGGAATACGCGAGACGAGCCGGAAAAGAGGTAACACTCCAAGAATTACCTGAACTCATTCGCCGAGCACAGCTCGAAAATATGGCCGTACGCGGAGCAAAAGAAATTATGCAGGTGATTGTCAAAGCCGACCGCGACGCCGACTACGACGTCATCAGCGATATCTTGGAGATTTTGCAAACCGCAAAAATTGCATCTGTTAATTTCGCAACAAATTTAGAGAAATAATGGC of the bacterium genome contains:
- a CDS encoding substrate-binding domain-containing protein codes for the protein MMTPTSGYMTVVCDEVIAYVMAIEGEAFMADYPDAHLAFRYSGTSTAINDLLTDKTTCIVSSREMDSSETAYAISRGKKVFSQKFALDGLAFLVHRDNPVVNLYKSQIESILAGRTLGWNDINIPFRQPILIVTDGDESGNYALLRQEFGHDWQLAPAAIELPPDSTAFIAYRIMDFIISNSNAIGYVSSSWLNNNPEYLKRAPNLKILKIARHDYDKPVDPIQGYIYRGDYPFRRMLFILHCEDKPGLAAGFTAFLTGNKGQKLCLDLNMVPAINPVKLKYE
- a CDS encoding biopolymer transporter ExbD; amino-acid sequence: MGRIKKKRVGIKLDMTPMVDVAFLLLTFFMLTTTFRPPEEVQVNVPDSHSELKLPSANVITLSVTKDKTIWMNVDAQTVRAQIFGLEYARRAGKEVTLQELPELIRRAQLENMAVRGAKEIMQVIVKADRDADYDVISDILEILQTAKIASVNFATNLEK
- the rlmB gene encoding 23S rRNA (guanosine(2251)-2'-O)-methyltransferase RlmB, which codes for MSGNQYIFGRRAVVEALRFGASIEEIWIAKNAHGEAVREIRNLAEPSDIHIKETDVKKIDSTLPGKNHQGILAKIVSFDFHYAELDDILMLAEQRHEKPLVAILDEITDPHNLGAIIRSAECAGFHGIIIPKHRSADVNSTVMKTSAGAVMHMHIIQATNLTQAIEWLKEKGLWIYGTDALAEKMYYEIDPKDGVGIIIGSEGKGMRKTIYDHCDFLIKIPMHGKLQSLNASVAAGIIFFDVIRRRSTNS
- a CDS encoding MotA/TolQ/ExbB proton channel family protein — its product is MKQSVFMTILLVIAFTVSWGVYEFIFGAENDIFGLHYIYAGGYLVIVLMMLSIMAVTYIFERLFSLRKAYGKEALPQFLKRVEKVLMENNIDQAVTICEQQKGSCAEILKSGLLSYQRAQTMQWNLDKRLTETRRALDEAMSLEVPLLERNLIAISTIASISTMVGLLGTTLGMIRSFKALAQSGAPDAIQLSLGISEALINTAGGLFAAIVAIIAYNYFVNKVDAYTYMIDEAGYSVVSILSTTSKDQ